In Armatimonadota bacterium, the genomic stretch GATGACCGGCCTCCACCAAGGCCACGCCCCAATCAGGGGCAACAAGGAGAAAGGGGGCTTCGGTCCCAACGACCCCGAGGGCCAAATGCCCCTTCCGCAAAGCACAACCACCATCGCCGAGAACCTAAAAACCGCCGGCTACCAGACCGCAATCTTCGGCAAATGGGGCCTCGGCGGACCCCAGTCCGGAGAAACCCCGATGGACCACGGCTTCGACACCTTCTACGGCTACCTCTGCCAGCGCCGAGCCCACAACCACTACCCCGCCTACCTCTGGAACAACCACCAACCCGACCTACTCGATAACCCCCCAAGAAACGCCCACCAAAAAGTCGAGTCCGTGCCAACTAACCTAAACGAGTGGAACGTCAAGTACAACGGCAACGACTACGCCCACGCCAAAATCCTCGACCACGCCCAATCCTTCATCAAACAAAACAAAGCCAAGCCCTTCTTCATCTATTACGCAACCACCATCCCCCACGCCGCGCTCCAAGCTCCACCGGAGTGGATCGAAAAATTCCCCAAGGAGTGGGACCCCAAACCCTACCTCGGCGCAAACGGCTACCTCCCGACCCCAAGGCCAAGAGCAACCTACGCAGCCATGATCGCCTACCTCGACTGGTCAGTCGGCGAACTCAGAAAGACCCTTGAACAAGAAGGCCTCGCCGATAGAACCCTCATAGTTTTCACGTCAGACAACGGAGCGACCTTTAACGGCGGAGTCGATACCGAATTCTTCAACTCCAACGGCGGCCTCAGAGGCAAAAAGATGTCCCTCTACGAGGGCGGAATCCGCGAACCCTTCATCGCCTGGCTACCCGGAGTTGTCCCGGCCGGAAAAACCGTCACTGAACCCTTCGTCGCCTACGACACCTTCACATCCCTCACCG encodes the following:
- a CDS encoding arylsulfatase; translated protein: MLAALALNLIAPKLNVIYIMADDLGYGELGCYGQKLIPTPNIDRLANEGTKFTRFYAASTVCAPTRCSLMTGLHQGHAPIRGNKEKGGFGPNDPEGQMPLPQSTTTIAENLKTAGYQTAIFGKWGLGGPQSGETPMDHGFDTFYGYLCQRRAHNHYPAYLWNNHQPDLLDNPPRNAHQKVESVPTNLNEWNVKYNGNDYAHAKILDHAQSFIKQNKAKPFFIYYATTIPHAALQAPPEWIEKFPKEWDPKPYLGANGYLPTPRPRATYAAMIAYLDWSVGELRKTLEQEGLADRTLIVFTSDNGATFNGGVDTEFFNSNGGLRGKKMSLYEGGIREPFIAWLPGVVPAGKTVTEPFVAYDTFTSLTELCGAKPQKTDGVSYASALLGKQPNKRDYIYVEYPEASAMQAVWFGNLKVIRPDLKKNPEKIEVYDLEKDPAEKNNLATTRPDLIERAKKVWTKEHIPNKDFPLGLVDKK